From the genome of Impatiens glandulifera chromosome 9, dImpGla2.1, whole genome shotgun sequence, one region includes:
- the LOC124915303 gene encoding senescence/dehydration-associated protein At4g35985, chloroplastic-like: MNCFKSKKRPTKFQTSLKPDMISQPTTITHDVLLSFPHCRVHLLGSGEALEIANGDFSIISLVDEGIVLATIIKVGNDLQWPLTKDEPVVKLDLCDYLFSLPMRDSESLSYGVTFMENNSGRINLGQLDEFLKVNSCFSCSDSSVKMKKGLNWKDYAPKIEDYNNFLAKTIAHGTGQVVKGIFMCSNAYTSQVQRGGQTILTESIDNRNGGSVGGPKKKGDGRSGVNRNLKRVRNLSKMTEKMSKVMLDGVGIVTGSAMAPVVRSGPGKRFLAMVPGQVLLASLDAVNRIIDAAEIAEKQALTATSGAATRMVSRRFGENAGEATGDVLATAGHCANTAWNIFKIRKAINPASNGLLLKNAQPNFNNARKTF, from the exons ATGAACTGTTTTAAGTCTAAAAAACGACCCACTAAATTTCAAACCTCACTCAAACCAGACATGATCTCACAACCAACAACTATTACTCATGATGTTCTATTAAGTTTTCCCCATTGCAGAGTCCATCTATTAGGATCAGGGGAAGCATTAGAAATCGCAAATGGCGATTTCTCCATAATCAGTCTAGTAGACGAAGGAATCGTTCTCGCTACAATAATCAAAGTCGGCAATGATCTTCAATGGCCATTGACAAAAGATGAACCAGTAGTGAAACTTGATTTATGTGATTACCTTTTTTCATTACCCATGAGAGATTCTGAGTCATTGAGTTATGGTGTCACTTTCATGGAAAACAACTCTGGTAGGATTAATTTGGGTCAGCTTGATGAATTTCTCAAGGTAAATTCTTGTTTTTCTTGCTCGGATTCGTCTGTTAAGATGAAGAAGGGTTTGAATTGGAAGGATTATGCTCCGAAGATTGAagattataacaattttttggCGAAAACTATTGCTCATGGAACTGGACAAGTCGTGAAGGGGATTTTCATGTGTAGTAATGCTTATACCAGTCAAGTTCAAAGAGGGGGTCAAACCATTTTAACTGAATCGATTGATAATAGAAATGGTGGTTCGGTTGGAGGACCAAAGAAGAAAGGTGATGGCAGAAGTGGAGTCAATAGAAATCTCAAAAG GGTGAGAAATTTGTCAAAGATGACTGAGAAGATGAGTAAAGTAATGTTAGACGGAGTGGGGATAGTGACCGGTTCAGCCATGGCTCCGGTGGTCCGGTCTGGACCGGGAAAGAGATTTCTAGCCATGGTGCCCGGACAAGTTCTATTGGCTTCTCTTGATGCTGTCA ATCGAATTATAGACGCGGCTGAAATTGCGGAAAAACAAGCTCTAACGGCTACATCTGGTGCTGCAACAAGAATGGTGTCTCGAAGGTTTGGAGAGAATGCTGGAGAAGCAACTGGAGATGTTCTTGCTACTGCAGGGCATTGTGCTAATACTGCTTGGAATATTTTCAAGATTAGAAAAGCTATTAATCCTGCTTCTAATGGTTTACTTTTAAAGAATGCACAACCAAATTTCAATAATGCTAGGAAAacattttga